From Phyllopteryx taeniolatus isolate TA_2022b chromosome 18, UOR_Ptae_1.2, whole genome shotgun sequence, the proteins below share one genomic window:
- the si:dkey-1j5.4 gene encoding platelet glycoprotein V: MSFRPSCPQMLGSSNLILPAGAFGPLSSLELLVLDNNLLSTLRPAMFGGLGVLQELYLRNNDLDHLPSDTFKDMPRLSQLALSGNLLKAMDGNMLAQIPSLKKLHLHNNSWLCDCNIVHLVQWMKQTNVSLSPQEALKCESS, from the exons ATGTCTTTCCGTCCAAGCTGCCCTCAGATGCTTGGATCCTCAAACTTG ATTCTTCCTGCTGGAGCATTCGGGCCATTAAGCTCTCTGGAGTTGTTGGTTCTCGACAACAATCTTCTGTCTACTCTGAGGCCCGCAATGTTTGGTGGACTGGGTGTGTTGCAg GAACTCTACTTGAGGAACAACGATCTGGACCACTTGCCATCTGATACATTCAAGGACATGCCTAGGCTTTCTCAGCTGGCTCTCAGTGGAAACCTCCTAAAGGCAATGGATGGAAACATGTTGGCCCAAATTCCTT CCTTGAAGAAGTTGCACCTGCATAACAATTCCTGGCTGTGTGACTGCAATATTGTTCACTTGGTGCAGTggatgaaacaaacaaatgtaagcCTGTCACCTCAGGAGGCCCTGAAGTGTGAGTCCTCTTGA